Below is a genomic region from Mesorhizobium sp..
AGGTGCTCGAAACCGACGAAGGCGCTTCGCGTCTGGGCGAGGTGGCGCTCGTGCCGCATTCCTCGCCGATCTCGAAGAGCGGGCTCCTGTTCTACAACACGCTGTTCGATGAGAACGCCGCCTGCCACATCGCGCTGGGCCAATGCTATTCGAAGTGCTTCATCGATGGCGCCAACCTCACGCCCGAGGAGATTTCCGAGCGCGGCGGCAACAAGAGTTTCATCCATATCGACTGGATGATCGGCTCGGACGAGATCGACATCGACGGCGTGCATGCCGACGGCCGTCGCGTGCCGGTGTTCCGAAAGGGCGAGTGGGCGTAAACGCCTACTTCCCCGTCGCGGCGGCGTAGGCGTCGGCCCTGAAGCCGAAGAGCAGGTCTTTGCCGGTGTCGAGCACTGGACGCTTGATGAGGTTCGTCTCGGCGAGGATCATGGCGCGGGCCTTCTTCGCGTCGATCGCGGCCTTCTCGGCCTCCGGCAGTTCCTTGAAGGTGGTGGAGTTGCGGTTGAACACCGCTTCCCACCCGGCCCGCTTGAACCAGTCGTCCACGACCTTGGGATCGAGCGTCTCCGCGCGATAGTCGAAATAGCGGTGCTCGACGTTGTGGTCGTCGAGCCATCGGCGCGCCTTCTTGACGGTGTCGCAGGATTTGAAGCCGTAGAGAATACTGGTCACTTTGTCGTTCCGTAGTGCCGGTCCAGTTTGTCGAGGATTTCAAGGCCCCTCTTGGGATTCCCGCGCGCGGCGGCGGCGCGGAAGCGTGCTTCCGCGTCGAATTCGGCAAGCGCCTTCGTGGAAAACTCTTCGAAGAGCTTGTTCACGCTCAGCCCCCTGCTCGACGCAAGAAGCTTGAGCCTCTCATGTTGTTCCGCCGGCAGGCGGATCGTCAGGGTAGACATCGTCATCGACCTCCTATGGTCATGAACTGCAGGGGTGTCAGGATTTCGACCTCAGGAAACAGCAACTCGGCGCCGGCAAAATCCCTCACATTGTAGGTGACTATGGAGTTCGCTCCGCTCGCCAAAGCCAGTTCGATCAGGTGATTGTCGGCCTCATCAGCCAAATTGGGTCTCCAGAGAAAATAGATCGGCACCCAGTCGCATACTGACAGAAACGCATCGAGCAGTTCGCGGCGCTCGTTTTCCGGAACCGGAGCCAATCCGACTATTTCCGGTCGAAACAAAACGTCTTCGTATTCAGCAAGAAGCGCGTTTCCGATCACGGGCTTGCATCCGCCGGTAAGGCACATTCTCAATACTTGCCGGGAATGGCCCTCCGTGCTCATCGCCGCGGAAACCAAGACGTTCGTATCGACCACGATGCGCATATATTCTGATAGCAAATATGCTGTCAGGCTTCAATCTTCCGCAAGAACTCCGACATGCGCCCCAACCCCTCGCGCAGGATGTCCGGCGCGTTGGCGTAGCCGATGCGGACGTGCCCGTCCATGTCGAAGGCGGAGCCGGGCACGAGCAGCACGCCGGTCTCTTCGAGCAGGCGCGCGCAGAACATCTCGGAGGACATCGGCACGTCGTAGCGGAGCATGGCAGTCGTGCCCGAGCGCGGCCTGACCCAGGAGATCAGCGGCTCGCCCGCCACCCACTCGGCCAGAAGGGCAAGGTTGCCGCGGGTGATCTCCAGGCTCCGCGCCAGCACGCGATCGCGCGATTCAAGCGCGAGCGCGGCGAAGTGGTCGTCGATCATCGACACGCTGATCGTGTTGTAGTCGCGGTGGATCATCGCGGCCGATAGAACCTCCTTCGGCGCGACGATCCAGCCCAGCCTGAGACCTGCCAAGGCATAAGCCTTGGACATCGAGCCGGTCGAGACGCCCTTCTCGTAGAGGTCGGCCACCGACGCGGTGAAACCGCCGCCCTCCTGATCGACGCCGCGATAGACCTCGTCGGCGAGGATCCACGCTTCGGCCTCGCGCGCAATGGCGACGATTTCCTCCAGCATGGGCCGGTCGATCAGCGCGCCGGTGGGATTGTTGGGATTGGCCAGCGCGATGAGCTTGGCGCCATGCGCCAGCTCGCGCAGACGATCGAGGTCCGGAAGGAAGCCATCTTCCGCGCGCAGCCAGAGCGGCCGCATCTCGGCGCCGAGGCTTTCGGGGATCGAATAGTGCTGCTGGTAGGTCGGCAGGACCGAAACGACCACGTCGCCCGGACCGGCCAGCGCCTGATAGACCAGCGCATTGGCGCCGATCGCGCCGTGGGTGACGAGTACGTCGGCGGCGGATTTGGTCTCGTATAGCGAGGCTACGGCACGGCGCAGCCGCTCAGACCCTTCGATCGCGCCGTAGGTGAGCCTCATCGGCAGCAGGTCGTCCAGCCCGGAACTGCCCTTGCCGGCCAGATCGAGCAGCTCTTGCACGGTGAGCGAGGCGACACAGGTTTCCGCGAGGTTCAGTTCGCAGCGCGTCTCGTTGGCGTTCATCCAGACTTCGACGCCGAATTCCCGGATATGCATGCGGCCACCTCCGCGGCGAAGGTGGCCGAGCATTGGCGCATTGTCGAGAGCGGGTCTACAGCGCGACCTTGGCGTGATCGCCGAGCTTCGGCTTGGCTCCGGTCACGGCGACGGTGAGCATCTTGATTCCCGCGATCACCTTGCCCGGGCTGTCCCAGATCTCGGCGTCATCCGGAACGAAAGTCAAAAGGCGGATGCGCGGGTCGTCGGCGGAATCCCACCAGAGCTTGTTGGAATCGTCCCAAAGCTCCCGAATCATGGCCCGGTCGTTCGAGACCTTGGCGCTCCCCGTCATGGTCACGAACTTGTAGGCACCGGCATCGGCGAAGGCCACCGTCGCCTGCGGATACTGCTCGATCTCCTCCACCTTGTAGCTTTCGACGTCGGTGAGGAAACGGACGACCTCGCCCTCGCGATCGATCTTGGCGTCCATCGGGCGAGAATGAAGCTCCTGGCCGTTCCAGGTGTTGAAATTGCAGACGCCGATATCCTCGGCGAGTTCCCAGGCGCGTTCGATGAGTTCGGCGGGCGTTTTGTCGGTCTGTTCCTCGCGAGCCATGGCTTGTCCTTTCGGTAGAGGCGGAGACGAGGAAACCTTCTGCCGCTCCCTTGGTTCCAGCCCGGCCCCGGCGGCGGGTCCTTTCTCTTATACTTAGGATTTGACCTAAGTATCGCGATACGGTAACAAGACGCCGACACAGTACCAGGCAGGAGACTTCCAAGGGTGATGCCGCAAGTGCAGACAAGTGCAAGCCCGGAGACATCCGCGATCGACGGCATCTTCCGCGCGCTCGCGGATCCGACGCGGCGCGGCGTGATCGAGAGGCTGAGCGCGCGCCAGGCTTCCGTCAGCGAACTGGCTGCACCCTACGAGATGGCGCTGCCATCCTTCATGGAGCATCTCAAGGTGCTCGAAACCTGCGGGCTCGTGCGCTCGCGGAAACAAGGCCGCGTTCGCACCTATCAGGTTGCCTCCGAGCAGCTGAAGCTCGCGGAGGACTGGCTCGGCAAGCAGCGTACGCTTTGGGAGCGCCGGCTGGACCGGCTCGACAATTACCTTTTGTCATTGAAAGAGGAGAGTAGCGAATGACGTCCGTGATCAAGATCGACCCGAAACTTGACCTTGTGCTCGAGCGCGAAATCGACGTGCCGGTGGCGCTCGTGTGGAAGGCGTGGACGACACCGTCGAGCCTGGAGCACTGGTTCGTGCCGAAACCGTGGTCGATCACGTCCGTGGAAATCGACCTGCGGCCGGGCGGCATCTTCGCCACCACAATGCGCTCCCCGGAGGGCCAGGAATTCGAGAACGTGGGCTGCTATCTCGAGGTCGTGCCGAACCAGCGTCTGGTCTTCACCGACACGCTCCTGCCGGGATACCGTCCCTCGCCCAAGCCCTTCTTCAGCGCCATGCTCGAACTGACGCCGAACGGCAGCGGAACTCGCTACAAGGCGATTGCGATCCACGGCAACGAAGAGACGCGCAAGAACCACGAAGAGATGGGCTTCCACGACGGCTGGGGCACAGTCGTCACGCAGATGGTGGAACACATCAAGTCCGGAGCTTAGGCCAGACAGACGGGACCTAAGCCAATACCGACTCGACCGGCCGCCGCGGCGAATAAGGCATCGCCGGGCCGTAGCCGAGCCGCAGGACGAGGTCGGGACGCTTGCCGCCCTCGCCGGCCAGGGAGACCAGGGCCGATCGGAACTCGGGCACCTCCACCGGCTGATTCATGTAGGCATGCCTCAGCCCCCGGGCAGTGGCGGCGAGCGTCAGGCGCTGGCAGGCGCGGCCGACCTTTATCCAATGCGCCTTGTCCTCCTTGTCGGCGATGAAAACAGCAAATGCCGGTGACGACGACATCTGCCGGGCATATCTGTCGCCTTCTCCCTTGGCCGTGACGAACACCGAAAAGAGCTGCTGACCCAGGAACATTGGCAGGGAAGGGTTTCCACTGGCCGCAGACAGCAGCCCATCGCCCGTGCGCATGGCGTCGCGCGGATTGAAACGGATCCAGCCCTTCAGTTCGGCCATGAAGGCGGGATCGGCCATTTGCGCGTCATTGCCCGCGACCACAAGGTCGCGCAGCTTGGCACGCTCCGCTTCCTCCGTCAGGATCACGAGCCGGACACCTGGCTCTTCAGCAGCCTTCTCCAGCGCCGCCAGGTCGTCCGACGGTATCGCGCGACCGTCATAGTCGGCCCGCGTTGACTGCCGGATGGGAATGGCGTCGAACAGCGGATCGGAAGCCGCCTCGCCCGCCGTATAGTCGAAGCGCGCCGCGCTTCCGTCGCCCGGTTCGATCACGACCTCGCCCGGGCGGCCGGTCGCACGACCGGCGATCGACAGGTTCTCCGCGGCGGCGCCGAGGCTGACGAACGTGTGGTGATCATCCGGATCGACGATCGGCGTGCGGCGCGTCTCGTCGGGAAAGATCTGGATGGCGCCGTCCATCGCGGAAAACCGCCAGGCCTGGGTGTTGTGGCTGTTGGCCGCGAGCGTAGCGAAACGGATGAGCTCCTTCGCCTCGGGTTGCCCGCCAAGCGGGGCTCGCAAACCCTGCGCATAGCGCTCGTAGTCGTCGAGTGTTCCGGTCGAGCGGGTCCATCCGAATGCGCCCGCACCCGCCAGACCGACCGCGCCGGTACCACCTGCGAGGAAAGAGCGTCGATTCATGGCAATGATCCGAGGATTGGGACTATTACTACCCTAACCGATCGTGCTGTTCCGACCCTTGATCCTGCGCAAACCGCGCGTGACCCACTCTTGCATGCGCGGAGCGGTGTGGGCCTCTCGCGGTCAGACGAGTTGCACCGACGAAGGGGCCGAAATGAACGCGTAAACCGCCGCCGGCACCAGCGCACTTTGACCGAAATCTTCGACGTCGTATCGGGCGAGCGCCGAAAGCCGGCATGTCGGCAGGTGCTTCCGGCCGGGATCGCCGACAAGAATTCCGGCCCTCGTGGCGCTGCATCGGTCAAGGAAATCCGCAAGCAATTTGGCCAGCCCCTTTTCATAAGACAGGTCGCCGACCGTGACGAGGTCGGCATCCGGCGCCGCTCCGGCGAGAGCGTCGGTCTGCTGCACCGAGATAGTGACATCGTTGGCACGGGCGTTGAGGCGGGCCGCGACCACCGCGAGCGGATCCACGTCGATCGCCAGCACGTCGAGCGCACCGGCCCTGGCCGCCGCGATGGCGACCACGCCGGAGCCGGTGCCGATGTCAACGACGCGCCGGTCCCTCACCACTTCGGGATGATCGAGGATGTAGCGTGCGAGAGCGCTTCCGCCGGCCCAGCCATAGGCCCAGTAAGGCCTCATCCCGTTTTCGCCGACGAAGCGGGAGAGACCGCTCCGGGGATGCTGCCTGTACAGTCTTAGTCCGGGCAACCCCGTCACAGGTCCCAGGCTCAGGCGGGATTGGATGAAATCCTCGATCTCGGCAGGCGTGCGCTCGTTCAAATCCAATCCGGTTCCATTCCAACTGGCGCCCGGACTAGTGAGCGTGACGAGGTGCCGGGTCAAGCCCGTCCCCATCGGAGCGTTGGGCAGGGGACGGACACTTTGCGAAATCAACAGCTTTTCTTCGCACGGCGGCGGACATATTCTCCGGATCAAATATGGTTCCCGATTGCGGGAGTGGTGGAAGGCCCGTGTCATATTTGCTCTTACGGACGTCGGCAGTCATTTCGTTCTCGCCGAATTACGTAGCGACATTTGAATTCACCTGATTGGTCGAGGCAATGCCGGCGATAGATATGGATGGCCTAAGCGGGCGATTGCTTCGAGTCACAGCGTCCGGCCGTGTCGAAGGCCGATCGGGGTATCTGCTCGCAGCAGCCCTCGTCGTGGCTACCGTGCTGATCCAGGTGGCGCTGCAACCGGTTCTCGCCAGCCAGGCGCCCTTCATCCTCTTCATTCCAGCGATCCTGGCCGCGTCGATCATGGGCGGCGTCGGCCCCGGATTCCTGACCTTCGCTCTCTCTTTTGCCGCGGAATTCCTGCTCGATCGGGCCTCCGGCACGGACTGGCTGCAATTGTCCATCTGCGCCCTGGTCAGCCTCGCCATCGTCTGGATGGGCGAGATGATGCACCGCGCGCGGCGCACGATGGAGACGACCGAGAGAGCGCTCAGGGCACGCGAGGCGCATCTGCGCTCTATCCTCGACACGGTTCCAGATGCCACCGTCGTCATCGACAGCAAGGGCATCATCACCTCTTTCAGCTCGGCGGCGGTACGGCAGTTCGGGTATTCGGAGGGCGAGGCGATCGGAAAGAACGTTCACCTGCTGATGCCGGAACCGTATCATCGCGAACACGATGGCTATCTCAACCGCTATCTTACGACGGGGGAAAAACGAATCATCGGCATCGATCGCGTCGTCGTCGGGCGACGCAAGGACGGTTCCACTTTTCCGATGAAGCTGGCTGTGGGCGAGATGAAGTCCCCCGACGGCGTCTTCTTTACGGGATTCATCCGCGACCTGACCGAGCGCGAACAGTCCGAGGCGCGGCTCCAGGAAGTGCAGGGCGAGCTGGCCCGCCTGGCGCGGCTGAACGAACTCGGGGAAATGGCGTCCACGCTGGCTCATGAACTCAACCAGCCGCTCGCGGCGATCGCCAACTACACACAGGGCTGCGTCCGGTTCCTCAAGGACATGGACGACGGTGTCGCCGCACGCATCAGGGAGGCGCTGGAGGAGACTGCCAAGCAGTCGTTGCGCGCCGGAGGCATCATCCGCCATCTGCGCGAATTCGTCACCCACGGCGCCACCGACAAGACCCCGGAGGACATTCGCAGCCTTATCGAGGAAGCCGGCGCGCTGGCGCTTGTCGGCTCCCGCGAGATGGGCGTCCGCTCGGTGTTCGAGTTTACCGCCGGCGACAGCCTCGCTCTCGTCGACCGGGTGCAGATCCAGCAGGTGTTGATGAATCTGATGCGCAACGCCATGGAAGCGATGCGCAACAGCGAGCGCCGCGAACTCGTCGTCAGAACGTCACTCGACGACGGGTACGTGGTCGTCGAGGTCTCGGACACGGGACCGGGCATATCCGAGGAGATCGCCGACCGACTGTTCCAGCCCTTCGTCACCAGCAAGTCGACCGGAATGGGAATTGGCCTGTCGATCTCGAGGAGAATCGTCGAATCGCATGGCGGGGAGATCTCCGTCAGCCGCAACGGAAACGGCGGCGCGACTTTCCGTTTCACACTGCCAACTGCCGGGAAAGACCAGGACTATGCAGACTGACGATTACGTCGTTCACGTCGTCGACGACGAAGAGCCGGTTCGCAAGTCGCTGGCGTTCCTTTTGACCATGTCCGGTTTCACGGTGAGGATGCACGATTCGGCCACCGCGTTCCTCGACCTCGCTCCGAATATCGGCAGGGCCTGCCTTGTAACCGATCTCAGGATGCCGGACATGTCGGGGGTCGACCTGCTCAACCGCCTCAAGGAGGCGCAGGCGCTGGTTCCGGCAATCGTCATCACCGGCCACGGCGACGTGCCGATGGCCGTCGCGGCGATGAAGGCGGGAGCTGTGGACTTCATCGAGAAGCCCTTCTCCGACGATGTCCTGATCGAGGCGATCCGCAAGGCGGCGAGGCTGCTCGACCGCGACCGGGGCGAGGACCTCGACACCGCGACGTTGCAGTCGCGGCTCGACCTTCTGACGGAGCGCGAGCGGCAGGTTTTCGAGGCCGTCGTCGCCGGACTAGCCAACAAGACCATCGCCTACGACCTCGACATCAGTCCGCGCACGATCGAGGTACACCGGGCCAATGTAATGGCCAAAATGCAGGCCAGGAGCCTGCCGGAACTGGTCCGGATGGCGATCGCGATGAACCTCAACAGTCGCAAGCGGTAGTCGCGACTTCGTCAGCCACCTGCGGATCAGCGACCGGGCCAGATTCGCCAAACCGCTGCCGACGGAGTATAATTTTTGTTGTCCGCATGGACCCCGGCAGACGGACGTTAGGAAGAGCACATCACGCTTTCGCCCGAACCCAGGAGCAAAGCGCCATGCCGTTCAGCACAATAGCCTATCCGGAACAGCTGGCCGTCCTGACCGACGCCCTGCGAAGGCATTGCAGCGAGGCGAGGATCGAGCCGGGCTCTCCCGCCTACTACGACGCCGGCAGGCTGGCGATCATCCTGTTTGAGAGCGGCATCACCACGCCCGAGGGGCTGGCGAACGCGCTTCGAAAGAGCACTCCAGGCGATCTGCGGCAGAAGTTGAAGACGCCAAAAGGCGGTGGCTGACAGAACCGGCTTCTGTTCGTCATGTGCTTCTGGCGGATTGCGTCCAACACCTCTCCCGTCCCGCCGCGCGCCCAACTCTTTCATCGGTTCGCGGGAAAGCCGGCTCCGCTTTGATTTGCCGCAATGCATTCCCCCGGGGGAGGTGAGAAGGGAAAGGGTCAAAGAGCCCCCGGACAGTAAGGAGGGGCGGAGACCCGACCTTGACCACGCCAGGGATCGTTCTTGTCGCGGCGCCCGACGGAGTCTTCCGGCGTTCCCTCCAGTTTGCGCTGGAAAGCGCCGGTTTCGCCACAGACGGATCGCCTCGCGCCGCCGGCGCTTTCGCTTCAAAGGCGGCCGGTCA
It encodes:
- a CDS encoding pyridoxamine 5'-phosphate oxidase family protein, producing the protein MAREEQTDKTPAELIERAWELAEDIGVCNFNTWNGQELHSRPMDAKIDREGEVVRFLTDVESYKVEEIEQYPQATVAFADAGAYKFVTMTGSAKVSNDRAMIRELWDDSNKLWWDSADDPRIRLLTFVPDDAEIWDSPGKVIAGIKMLTVAVTGAKPKLGDHAKVAL
- a CDS encoding methyltransferase, with product MTRAFHHSRNREPYLIRRICPPPCEEKLLISQSVRPLPNAPMGTGLTRHLVTLTSPGASWNGTGLDLNERTPAEIEDFIQSRLSLGPVTGLPGLRLYRQHPRSGLSRFVGENGMRPYWAYGWAGGSALARYILDHPEVVRDRRVVDIGTGSGVVAIAAARAGALDVLAIDVDPLAVVAARLNARANDVTISVQQTDALAGAAPDADLVTVGDLSYEKGLAKLLADFLDRCSATRAGILVGDPGRKHLPTCRLSALARYDVEDFGQSALVPAAVYAFISAPSSVQLV
- a CDS encoding toxin-antitoxin system HicB family antitoxin, which translates into the protein MTMSTLTIRLPAEQHERLKLLASSRGLSVNKLFEEFSTKALAEFDAEARFRAAAARGNPKRGLEILDKLDRHYGTTK
- a CDS encoding metalloregulator ArsR/SmtB family transcription factor; translation: MPQVQTSASPETSAIDGIFRALADPTRRGVIERLSARQASVSELAAPYEMALPSFMEHLKVLETCGLVRSRKQGRVRTYQVASEQLKLAEDWLGKQRTLWERRLDRLDNYLLSLKEESSE
- a CDS encoding SRPBCC family protein codes for the protein MTSVIKIDPKLDLVLEREIDVPVALVWKAWTTPSSLEHWFVPKPWSITSVEIDLRPGGIFATTMRSPEGQEFENVGCYLEVVPNQRLVFTDTLLPGYRPSPKPFFSAMLELTPNGSGTRYKAIAIHGNEETRKNHEEMGFHDGWGTVVTQMVEHIKSGA
- a CDS encoding Tat pathway signal protein; its protein translation is MNRRSFLAGGTGAVGLAGAGAFGWTRSTGTLDDYERYAQGLRAPLGGQPEAKELIRFATLAANSHNTQAWRFSAMDGAIQIFPDETRRTPIVDPDDHHTFVSLGAAAENLSIAGRATGRPGEVVIEPGDGSAARFDYTAGEAASDPLFDAIPIRQSTRADYDGRAIPSDDLAALEKAAEEPGVRLVILTEEAERAKLRDLVVAGNDAQMADPAFMAELKGWIRFNPRDAMRTGDGLLSAASGNPSLPMFLGQQLFSVFVTAKGEGDRYARQMSSSPAFAVFIADKEDKAHWIKVGRACQRLTLAATARGLRHAYMNQPVEVPEFRSALVSLAGEGGKRPDLVLRLGYGPAMPYSPRRPVESVLA
- a CDS encoding PAS domain-containing sensor histidine kinase, translated to MPAIDMDGLSGRLLRVTASGRVEGRSGYLLAAALVVATVLIQVALQPVLASQAPFILFIPAILAASIMGGVGPGFLTFALSFAAEFLLDRASGTDWLQLSICALVSLAIVWMGEMMHRARRTMETTERALRAREAHLRSILDTVPDATVVIDSKGIITSFSSAAVRQFGYSEGEAIGKNVHLLMPEPYHREHDGYLNRYLTTGEKRIIGIDRVVVGRRKDGSTFPMKLAVGEMKSPDGVFFTGFIRDLTEREQSEARLQEVQGELARLARLNELGEMASTLAHELNQPLAAIANYTQGCVRFLKDMDDGVAARIREALEETAKQSLRAGGIIRHLREFVTHGATDKTPEDIRSLIEEAGALALVGSREMGVRSVFEFTAGDSLALVDRVQIQQVLMNLMRNAMEAMRNSERRELVVRTSLDDGYVVVEVSDTGPGISEEIADRLFQPFVTSKSTGMGIGLSISRRIVESHGGEISVSRNGNGGATFRFTLPTAGKDQDYAD
- the fixJ gene encoding response regulator FixJ, whose product is MQTDDYVVHVVDDEEPVRKSLAFLLTMSGFTVRMHDSATAFLDLAPNIGRACLVTDLRMPDMSGVDLLNRLKEAQALVPAIVITGHGDVPMAVAAMKAGAVDFIEKPFSDDVLIEAIRKAARLLDRDRGEDLDTATLQSRLDLLTERERQVFEAVVAGLANKTIAYDLDISPRTIEVHRANVMAKMQARSLPELVRMAIAMNLNSRKR
- a CDS encoding aminotransferase, with product MHIREFGVEVWMNANETRCELNLAETCVASLTVQELLDLAGKGSSGLDDLLPMRLTYGAIEGSERLRRAVASLYETKSAADVLVTHGAIGANALVYQALAGPGDVVVSVLPTYQQHYSIPESLGAEMRPLWLRAEDGFLPDLDRLRELAHGAKLIALANPNNPTGALIDRPMLEEIVAIAREAEAWILADEVYRGVDQEGGGFTASVADLYEKGVSTGSMSKAYALAGLRLGWIVAPKEVLSAAMIHRDYNTISVSMIDDHFAALALESRDRVLARSLEITRGNLALLAEWVAGEPLISWVRPRSGTTAMLRYDVPMSSEMFCARLLEETGVLLVPGSAFDMDGHVRIGYANAPDILREGLGRMSEFLRKIEA
- a CDS encoding putative toxin-antitoxin system toxin component, PIN family, with the protein product MRIVVDTNVLVSAAMSTEGHSRQVLRMCLTGGCKPVIGNALLAEYEDVLFRPEIVGLAPVPENERRELLDAFLSVCDWVPIYFLWRPNLADEADNHLIELALASGANSIVTYNVRDFAGAELLFPEVEILTPLQFMTIGGR
- a CDS encoding Spx/MgsR family RNA polymerase-binding regulatory protein; this translates as MTSILYGFKSCDTVKKARRWLDDHNVEHRYFDYRAETLDPKVVDDWFKRAGWEAVFNRNSTTFKELPEAEKAAIDAKKARAMILAETNLIKRPVLDTGKDLLFGFRADAYAAATGK